In the Arthrobacter sp. CDRTa11 genome, TCCAGGATGGGTGCCAGCTGCGAGGGCACCAGGAAAACGTGGGTTGCCGCTGCCTGCCCCGGGGAGGAGCCCAACGCCGCGGCGAACTGGAGCGGATCGATTGTGGCGGAGAGCCCGTAGGACGGCATAGTCCAATGGGCTCCGGCGATCAGGGCGGGCAGCCCCATCATGAACTGTTCCGAGTGGATACGGTCGCCTGCAGCGAAGGTGCACCGGGTGCTGAGTTGGGTGAATCCCGCTGCCAGGGTGCCGCGGGTGTGCACCACGCCCTTGGGACTGCCCGTGGTGCCCGAGGTGAAGATGATGACCGCTTCCTGCCCCGGAGCTGCGTCCACCGGCGGCACCGCACCCTTTGCCTGTCCGGAAGAATCGGCCGCTCCCCAACGGGAAGGTAGGCGGGAGAGCTGCCGGATGTTCGTGGACCTCAAGGGAACGCCCGGCAGCCAGGGGCCGGAGTGGTAATGGCGGACCTTCATGGCTGCATAGTCCGGCAGCAGGAGGCCGCGGCGCCGGGCGAGGGGACGGAGCGGACCCCTTGCACTGAGCGCGTAGAGCAGGGATTCAGCGGCCGCCCACTGCGGCGAGGCCAGTGCGGCCCTGTTGCGGAACAGTTCGGGGCCCACCCCGGGATCGATAAAAACAATGGCACCGCCGGCCCGCACCGCGGCCAGTGCCAGCGTAAAGGCCGCGGGGCCGGGCCTGACCGAGAACAGCAGGCGTTCGCCCGGGCCGAAGCCATCGCGCCTCAGTCCGGCGGCAGTGGATTCGATTCCGGCGGCAAGGTCCCGGTAGCTGATGATCCTGCCGGGCCGGCCGTTCCGCTTTCCCGGCCCGGTGATGGCCGGGTGGTCCGGGTACCGGGAAGCTGCATCGTAGACCGCTGTGATGAGGTCCGGCTGGCTCTTAGTGTCCACGGGCCAGCTCCATTGACTTGTAGTGGGGTATCAGCACGTTCCGGCTGACGGTCCGTTGACGGATGCGCCAGGGCTTCCGGGCGTATTCATCCAGCAGCACATTCAAAGCCCCGTTGATTTCGGCCATGGCCAGCGGCATGCCGATGCAGAAATGCGCCCCCGCCCCGAACCAGAGCTGCCGGGCCGGAGCCGGAACGGGCACTGCCGGATCAAAGCCGCCCAGGCTCTTCACCGCATGGACAGTGGAGAGCAGGATGCGGTCACCAGGCCTGATCCTGACGCCTCCAAGCTGTTTTTCCGCCGTCGCTTCCCGGAGCATCATGGGCGAGGGTGCGGTGAAGCGCAGCCCTTCATTGACGGCGTCCGGCAGGCCGGCCCGGTCAGCCGCCAGCATGGGCAGCCTGCCGTCGTCGAACAGCAGGGCGGCGAGCCGTGGAACGTAGGACACCAGCGTCTCAGTCCCCGCGATGACAAACGCACTGACAATCCCCACGGCCTCATCCTCACTCAGGCCAAGCTCACGCAGGCGGCCGGGGAAGGTGGCAGGGTCATCTCGGCGGTACGCCTCCCGCACGGGCCCGGCAAGAATTTCGACGGCGGCCTTCGCCTTCGCCACCTGGGGCGGCGTCAGTTGTGGCCGGCCGAGGCGAACCAAGCCGGTGATGGACGTACCGAGGCTGAAGAGGTCGGTATCCGGCAGGCGTCCGGGAGCCTGGTCAGGAACCCCGAGCAGGCGGCTGATCACTCCCCCGGACAGTTCCTTGACCAGTCCCACAAACTCCACGCTGTGGCCGTTCTCAAGTCCGGCCGACAGGCGTCCGCGCATCCGCTCCACGGCCGGGGCAACAATGGACTCCACGGCCCGGGGCGTGAAGAGCCCGTTGAGCCGGCGCCGCAGCTCAAGGTGCGCTTCGCCGTCCATGTTCAGCAGGGCGCGGGGACCAACCACCGGAGTCCAGAGCGCGCCGGAGGCCCTGGTTCCGGTTTTTGAGTAGCTGGCGTCCATGAGTACTTCCCGGAGCAGCGAGGCATCGCTCACCAAAACACCCAGGCCGGGCAGCCTGACCACGGGGCGGAGTTTCCCCAGTCCACGGATCAGCGGGTAGGCGAAGGGGTGTGCTGCGGTGTGGAGGCGCCGTTCCCAACCTGCCAGGCGGCCGGTGCTCAGGCCCAAACCTTCCGAAGAAGTCACCGGATGTCCACGTGTTCTGGCCGGTAGCGGTGGTCCGCGTACCAGGCAAGCGTGTTCGGCAGGCCCCACGCCTTCACCCGGCGGGAAGAACCGAACACCACCACATTCCGCCGGAGCGCATACGCCCGCGTTAGTTTGCGGACGCGGTTGGAAAGCGCCCGGTCCTCGTGGAGCTCCTCGATGCTGGTGCGGGGAAACCCGCCCGACCGGAGGTAGAGATCTGCCGTGATGGCCATATTGCAGCCGGGCAGCATCTGGTACGGGCCCAGATACCCTTCCCCTTTGTTGCCCGGGCGGATACGGCCAAAGAAGGACGCCACCTCCACTGCCCCCAGCATCAGCCACCGCTGGCCGCGGCTCAGGCCCTCGTCCAGGCGGGGGTTCAGCTGCCCGGCGATCATCTCCAGGCCGTCGTCGAAGGCATCCATGATCCGCAGCGTCCAGTCCGGCGCCGGGAGGCAGTCGGCATCGGTTCGTGCCAGCCAGCGGGCACCGTTCAATGCACCAAAGCGCATCCCGGTGTCCGCTGCGGCGCCGGTCCCCTTCTCCGGCTCACTAATCAACCGGATGTCCATGCCAGGGTTCAGCGCGGCGAATTCCGCAACGATGGCCTGGCTGGCGTCTGTGGAGCCGTTGTCTACGACTACAAGGGTGAAATCGGGGCGGAGTTGGGCAGCGAGTGCCTGCAGCGTTTCCAAGATCAGCTTCTCTTCATTCAGCACAGGCATGGCAACGCACAGAGCCCTCACTGGAGGAACGCCGGCCGCCGAAGGCCCGGTCACAGCCTGACCACGGCGATCCCCAGGCTGACCCCGCCGGCCAGTCCCACCAGTGCCACCAGGTCACCGGGCCCGCAACGGCCCAGGTCCTGCGCAACCTTTAGCTGAAGGGCCAGGCTGACGGAGGCCATGTTGCCGAACTCCTCAACGGTCTTGACGAGTTTCTCCTGTGGCACCCCGGCGCCACGGGCGAAGACATCCCGGTACGGTGCGCTTACCTGGTGCACACAGACCACGGCGAAATCGGACCAGGCCAGTTCAAGCCGGGCCAGTGTTTCATCCAGGATGCCGCGGCCAAGGTCCAGGAACGCATCCTTGAGTTTCTCGCCGTCCATGGTGAAATAGGTCGCCTCGGGATCCCTGGGGGCCACGGATCCGCCGGTGCCCAGTGTTCCCACTGCCCAGTGGCTGCTTTTCGCCGTGAATCCCGTCCCCAGCACGCGCGGTCCTGATTCGTCCTGCGGATCCGCAGGTTCCAATAACAGCGCACAGCCGGCGTCGCTCATGGTGTAGCCGGGGAACGCTGCAGCAAAAGTTTCCTGGTCCGGAACGGCCCACCGCACTGCCCTGGACGGGGACTCACCGCTGACCAGGAGCACCCGGCGGTACCGGCCGGCGCCGATCAGGGCGTCCGCCACTTCCAGCCCGTTCAGCAGGCTGTTACAGGCATTCTTGACGTCCATAACGGGACACGTGATTCCCAGTTTGGCCGCCACCATGTGCCCGGTGGCGGGCTCCACCATGTCCTGGCTGGCGGAGGCAAAGATGAGGAGTCCGACGTCGGCGGGCTGGAGTCCGAGGTCTGCCAGCAATTTTCCGGCGGCAACAGCCGCAAGGTCTGACGCCTGCTCTGTCGCGGCCATCACGGACCTGGTCCGGATGCCGGTCAGACGGCCGATGAGGCCTTTGGGAACACGGAAGCCGGGGCTGGCCGCAGCAAGCTGTTGTTCCAGATCCTCGGTGCTCAGGCGGCCCGGCGGCACATAAACTTCGAGGCCGGCTATCCTCGCCGCGCCCGGAATAGGTTGGTGCATGCATATCTCCCCACAGACAATGCTGACGGTGAACCGGCGCCGGCCATATCGCTACGGCAGCAGCCGCGTCCAGGACGCGGACACCCAGGTTCGTGACCCGCAGGCGCTGGCCTCCAGGACGCTAGCCCCCAGGAACAAGGAAAGGCGCGTCCCGTACTCGATGGTACGGGACGCGCCTTCCTTAGATCCGTAAGGCAGGGCCGGTGGCGTCAGACCCCGTCGGGGACTCCGCCGCTGACACAAACCAGAAGGTATCAGGCTGCCTGTGCGGCCTTGATGGCCTGCATTACACGGTCCGTCACTTCGTCGATGGCACCGATGCCGTCAACCTGGGTCAGGATGCCGCGCTCCGCGTATTTGGCAACAACTGCCTCAGTCTGCTCGTGGTACAGGTCAAGGCGGTGGCGGATGACGGCTTCATTGTCGTCGCTCCGGCCGGTTTCCTTGGCACGGCCCAGGAGACGGGTGACCAGTTCCTCATCGTCGGCGGTCAGCTGCAGAACGACGTCGAGCTTCTCTTCGCCTTTGGCGAGAATCTCGTCGAGGTAGTCCACCTGTGCCGTGGTGCGCGGGTAACCGTCGAGCAGGAATCCGGTTTCGACGTCTGCCTCGCTGAGGCGGTCCCGGACCATCTTGTTGGTCACGCTGTCCGGAACGAAGTCCCCGTTGTCCATGTACTTCTTGGCTTCGATGCCAAGCGGGGTCTCACCCTTGACGTTGGCGCGGAAGATGTCACCGGTGGAGATCGCCACAACGCCGAGGCGCTCCGATATGCGTTCCGCCTGTGTCCCTTTTCCGGAGCCGGGTGGTCCAATAATTAACATTCTCGTCATCGCAAAAGCCCTTCGTAGTGACGTTGCTGTAGTTGCGCGTCTATCTGTTTGACGGTTTCAAGGCCAACGCCCACCATGATCAGGATGGAGGTACCACCGAACGGGAAGTTCTGGTTGGCGTTGATCAGTACGAGTGCCACCAGCGGAATCAGTGCCACGAAGCCCAGGTACAGGGCGCCGGGCAAAGTGATCCGGGAGAGCACGTACTGGAGGTAGTCCGCCGTCGGCTTGCCCGCACGGATACCGGGAATGAAGCCGCCGTACTTCTTCATGTTGTCCGAGACCTCTTCAGGGTTGAAGGTGATCGCGACATAGAAGTAGGTGAAAAATACAATCATGGCGAAGTAGAGCGCCATGTAGATCGGGTGGTCGCCACGGGTCAGGTTGTTGTTGATCCACTCAACCCAGGGCTGCAGCTGCTCGCCGGGTTTGGGCTGGTTGAACTGTGAGATCAGACCTGGCAGGTAGAGCATGGACGAAGCAAAGATCACGGGGATCACGCCGGCCATGTTCACCTTGATGGGGATGTAGGTGCTGGTGCCGCCCACGGTGCGTCGCCCGATCATCCGCTTGGCGTACTGGACCGGGACGCGGCGCTGGGACTGCTCCACAAAGACCACCAGGCCAACGGTCACCAGGCCGATGGCCAGGACCATAAAGAAGGTGCCCGGGCCCTGGGAGGACCAGATGGCGCCGAGGGAGGTGGGGAATGTTGCTGCGATGGAGGTGAAGATCAGCAGCGACATGCCGTTGCCCACACCCTTTTCGGTGACCAGCTCGCCCATCCACATGATGAGGCCGGTGCCGGCCGTCAGGGTGATGATGATGAGGATGGTGGTGATCACGCTGTCATCAGGGATGATCGGGAAATTGCAGCCCGGCAGCAGCTGGCCTGAGCGCGCCAGGGAAACAAGGGTAGTCGCGTTCAGGAGGCCCAGCGCAATGGTCAGGTAGCGGGTGTACTGGGTCAGCTTTGACTGCCCGGAAGCACCTTCTTCATAGAGCTGCTGGAAACGGGGAATGACCACCCGGAGCAGCTGCACAATGATGCTGGCGGTGATGTACGGCATGATGCCCAGGGCGAAAATAGACACCTGGAGCAATGCACCGCCGCTGAACAGGTTGACGAGCTGGTAGAGCCCGCCTGCGGTCTGACCGGCGTCAAGGCATTGCTGGACATTCTGGTAGTTCACCCCAGGCGAGGGGATGAAGGCACCCAAGCGGAAGATTGTGATGATTCCCAGCGTGAACAGCAACTTGCGTCGCAGATCAGGCGTGCGAAAGGCCCGGCCAAATGCGCTAAGCACGCGTCCTCCTGAGTGGTTTAAATGAAGTCATGGGAGCAGGGTGAATAAACCCAACAACCGAGTCTAACGGGTGGAGGCTGTTCACGGATAATCCGGAAAGCCGGTAAAGCGAAAGACTCCCGGTATCCGAGGCCATGCGGCCCCGAATCCCGGGAGTCCAACAACGGGCGTTCGCCCCACCGGCCCTAGAGCGCGGTGGTGCTTCCGCCTGCTGCAGCAATCTTTTCAGCAGCGCTGGCCGAGAATGCGTGGGCGGTGACGTCAACCTTCACGGTGATGTCGCCGGTGCCCAGCACCTTGACGGGCTGGTTCTTGCGAACGGCACCCTTTTCGACCAGGTTCTCCACGGTGACAGCGCCACCTTCCGGGAACAGCTCGTTGAGCTTGTCCAGGTTAACAACCTGGAACTCAACCCGGAACGGGTTCTTGAAGCCGCGCAGCTTCGGCAGGCGCATGTGCAGCGGCAGCTGGCCGCCGGCAAAGCCAGCCTTGATCTGGTAGCGGGCCTTCGTACCCTTGGTACCGCGACCAGCGGTCTTACCCTTGGAACCTTCACCACGACCAACACGGGTCTTGGCGGTCTTGGCACCCGGGGCGGGACGCAGGTGGTGGACCTTCAGAGCGTTCTGCTTCTCAGCAGTAGCGCTCTGTGCCTTCTCAGCAGTGTTTTTCTCTGCCATTTACTTCGCCTCCTCTACCTTTACCAGGTGCGGAACCGTGTTGAGCATTCCAACGGTCACGGCGTCGGCGGTGCGGACAACGGTGTGTCCGATCCGCTTCAGGCCGAGGGACCGAAGGGTGTCGCGCTGGTTCTGCTTGCCGCCAATGACGGACTTGATCTGAGTGATCTCCAACTGAGCGTCGGAGGGAATCAGGTTCTTAGCCATAACTTAGACACCCACCTTCTGGTTCAGGAGGGCCTTGACCATAGCCGGCGGAGCAACTTCGTCCAGCGGCAGGCCGCGGCGTGCTGCCACAGCTGCCGGCTCTTCGAGGCGCTTCAGCGCATCAACGGTCGCGTGCACGATGTTGATGGCGTTGGAGGAACCGAGCGACTTGGAGAGGATGTCGTGGATGCCCACGCACTCCAGTACTGCACGGACCGGACCACCGGCGATAACACCGGTACCGGCGGAAGCCGGACGCAGCATTACGACGCCGGCAGCAGCCTCACCCTGAACGCGGTGCGGGATGGTGTTGCCAATGCGGGGAACGCGGAAGAAGGACTTCTTAGCCTCTTCAACGCCCTTCGCGATTGCGGCGGGAACTTCCTTGGCCTTGCCATAGCCCACGCCGACCATACCGTTGCCGTCACCAACGACGACCAGGGCGGTGAAGCTGAAGCGACGACCACCCTTGACCACCTTGGAAACGCGGTTAATGGTGACAACGCGCTCGATGAACTGGCTCTTCTCGGCCTCGCGGCCGCCATCGCGGCCACCACGGCCACCACGGTCGCCGCGGCCCTGGCCACGGTCGCCACGCTCGCCACGACGAGCGCCACCACGGCGGTCATCGGCAGCAGCGGGGGCAGTGGTCTCAGTGGCCGGAGCAGCTACGGCTTCAGTCGCCTTCTGATCTGCAGACACAGTGTCCTTTTCCTTGTTTGCTTCCGTCACAGTGACAGCCCACCTTCACGTGCACCGTCAGCGACGGCGGCGATCCGGCCGTGGTACTTGTTACCACCGCGGTCGAAGACAACAGCTTCGACGCCGGCAGCCTTCGCACGCTCGGCAACGAGCTCGCCAACGCGCTTGGCCTTGGCAGTCTTGTCACCGTCGAATGCACGAAGGTCGGCTTCCAGTGTGGACGCGCTCGCTACGGTCAGGCCCTTGGTGTCATCGACAACCTGGACGAATACGTGGCGTGCGGAGCGGTTGACGACCAGACGAGGACGTACAGCCGTTCCGGAGATGCGCTTGCGGATACGAAGCTGGCGGCGGCTGCGTGAAGCAGACTTGCTCTTGTTCGTACGCTTCTTATTGATTGAGATGGC is a window encoding:
- a CDS encoding class I adenylate-forming enzyme family protein — encoded protein: MDTKSQPDLITAVYDAASRYPDHPAITGPGKRNGRPGRIISYRDLAAGIESTAAGLRRDGFGPGERLLFSVRPGPAAFTLALAAVRAGGAIVFIDPGVGPELFRNRAALASPQWAAAESLLYALSARGPLRPLARRRGLLLPDYAAMKVRHYHSGPWLPGVPLRSTNIRQLSRLPSRWGAADSSGQAKGAVPPVDAAPGQEAVIIFTSGTTGSPKGVVHTRGTLAAGFTQLSTRCTFAAGDRIHSEQFMMGLPALIAGAHWTMPSYGLSATIDPLQFAAALGSSPGQAAATHVFLVPSQLAPILDAVETGRIAWPETLKTVMLGAAPVLASFLERAARLLPAVRFHCIYGMTEVLPIAIASGQEKLDFASGRTAQYRAADGSGEGDFLGEPLPGMTVRVAEDHELMVAGPNMCLGYLGEGSMDEHATGDLVRLDHGRTDQGPGETGGPGSGPGPARLVLLGRKKDMIIRGKTNIYPGLYEPVIAGIACVAQAVMVGVPNGIGDEAVWLAVEPRPGQAHDALLRTLQRELPKLIDESALPDSIEIMPHLPTSGRHRKPDRIALRTLFSERVTTADGSTSSNPALAPAGSLPSDGEGGHV
- a CDS encoding cytochrome P450, translated to MTSSEGLGLSTGRLAGWERRLHTAAHPFAYPLIRGLGKLRPVVRLPGLGVLVSDASLLREVLMDASYSKTGTRASGALWTPVVGPRALLNMDGEAHLELRRRLNGLFTPRAVESIVAPAVERMRGRLSAGLENGHSVEFVGLVKELSGGVISRLLGVPDQAPGRLPDTDLFSLGTSITGLVRLGRPQLTPPQVAKAKAAVEILAGPVREAYRRDDPATFPGRLRELGLSEDEAVGIVSAFVIAGTETLVSYVPRLAALLFDDGRLPMLAADRAGLPDAVNEGLRFTAPSPMMLREATAEKQLGGVRIRPGDRILLSTVHAVKSLGGFDPAVPVPAPARQLWFGAGAHFCIGMPLAMAEINGALNVLLDEYARKPWRIRQRTVSRNVLIPHYKSMELARGH
- a CDS encoding glycosyltransferase family A protein produces the protein MPVLNEEKLILETLQALAAQLRPDFTLVVVDNGSTDASQAIVAEFAALNPGMDIRLISEPEKGTGAAADTGMRFGALNGARWLARTDADCLPAPDWTLRIMDAFDDGLEMIAGQLNPRLDEGLSRGQRWLMLGAVEVASFFGRIRPGNKGEGYLGPYQMLPGCNMAITADLYLRSGGFPRTSIEELHEDRALSNRVRKLTRAYALRRNVVVFGSSRRVKAWGLPNTLAWYADHRYRPEHVDIR
- a CDS encoding 3-oxoacyl-ACP synthase III family protein; the protein is MHQPIPGAARIAGLEVYVPPGRLSTEDLEQQLAAASPGFRVPKGLIGRLTGIRTRSVMAATEQASDLAAVAAGKLLADLGLQPADVGLLIFASASQDMVEPATGHMVAAKLGITCPVMDVKNACNSLLNGLEVADALIGAGRYRRVLLVSGESPSRAVRWAVPDQETFAAAFPGYTMSDAGCALLLEPADPQDESGPRVLGTGFTAKSSHWAVGTLGTGGSVAPRDPEATYFTMDGEKLKDAFLDLGRGILDETLARLELAWSDFAVVCVHQVSAPYRDVFARGAGVPQEKLVKTVEEFGNMASVSLALQLKVAQDLGRCGPGDLVALVGLAGGVSLGIAVVRL
- a CDS encoding adenylate kinase; protein product: MLIIGPPGSGKGTQAERISERLGVVAISTGDIFRANVKGETPLGIEAKKYMDNGDFVPDSVTNKMVRDRLSEADVETGFLLDGYPRTTAQVDYLDEILAKGEEKLDVVLQLTADDEELVTRLLGRAKETGRSDDNEAVIRHRLDLYHEQTEAVVAKYAERGILTQVDGIGAIDEVTDRVMQAIKAAQAA
- the secY gene encoding preprotein translocase subunit SecY, which encodes MLSAFGRAFRTPDLRRKLLFTLGIITIFRLGAFIPSPGVNYQNVQQCLDAGQTAGGLYQLVNLFSGGALLQVSIFALGIMPYITASIIVQLLRVVIPRFQQLYEEGASGQSKLTQYTRYLTIALGLLNATTLVSLARSGQLLPGCNFPIIPDDSVITTILIIITLTAGTGLIMWMGELVTEKGVGNGMSLLIFTSIAATFPTSLGAIWSSQGPGTFFMVLAIGLVTVGLVVFVEQSQRRVPVQYAKRMIGRRTVGGTSTYIPIKVNMAGVIPVIFASSMLYLPGLISQFNQPKPGEQLQPWVEWINNNLTRGDHPIYMALYFAMIVFFTYFYVAITFNPEEVSDNMKKYGGFIPGIRAGKPTADYLQYVLSRITLPGALYLGFVALIPLVALVLINANQNFPFGGTSILIMVGVGLETVKQIDAQLQQRHYEGLLR
- the rplO gene encoding 50S ribosomal protein L15 translates to MAEKNTAEKAQSATAEKQNALKVHHLRPAPGAKTAKTRVGRGEGSKGKTAGRGTKGTKARYQIKAGFAGGQLPLHMRLPKLRGFKNPFRVEFQVVNLDKLNELFPEGGAVTVENLVEKGAVRKNQPVKVLGTGDITVKVDVTAHAFSASAAEKIAAAGGSTTAL
- the rpmD gene encoding 50S ribosomal protein L30, with translation MAKNLIPSDAQLEITQIKSVIGGKQNQRDTLRSLGLKRIGHTVVRTADAVTVGMLNTVPHLVKVEEAK
- the rpsE gene encoding 30S ribosomal protein S5, producing the protein MTEANKEKDTVSADQKATEAVAAPATETTAPAAADDRRGGARRGERGDRGQGRGDRGGRGGRDGGREAEKSQFIERVVTINRVSKVVKGGRRFSFTALVVVGDGNGMVGVGYGKAKEVPAAIAKGVEEAKKSFFRVPRIGNTIPHRVQGEAAAGVVMLRPASAGTGVIAGGPVRAVLECVGIHDILSKSLGSSNAINIVHATVDALKRLEEPAAVAARRGLPLDEVAPPAMVKALLNQKVGV
- the rplR gene encoding 50S ribosomal protein L18 — encoded protein: MAISINKKRTNKSKSASRSRRQLRIRKRISGTAVRPRLVVNRSARHVFVQVVDDTKGLTVASASTLEADLRAFDGDKTAKAKRVGELVAERAKAAGVEAVVFDRGGNKYHGRIAAVADGAREGGLSL